A stretch of the Nitratireductor thuwali genome encodes the following:
- the accC gene encoding acetyl-CoA carboxylase biotin carboxylase subunit — protein MFQKILIANRGEIALRVLRAAKELGIQTVAVHSTADADAMHVRLADESVCIGPPASRDSYLNIHQILAACEITGADAVHPGYGFLSENAKFAEILAAHNLTFIGPTADHIRVMGDKIEAKRTVKKLGIPVVPGSEGAVTDDREAKRIAADIGYPVLVKASAGGGGRGMKVARTEDDLSEALSTARNEAGSAFGDDAVYIEKYLEKPRHIEVQVMGDGMGKAIHLGERDCSLQRRHQKVWEEANSPALNVEQRTRIGETVSKAMADLGYSGAGTIEFLYENGEFYFIEMNTRLQVEHPVTEAITGIDLVHEQIRVASGGGLSVTQEEVRFHGHAIECRINAEDPRTFVPSPGTITHFHTPGGLGVRVDSGVYSGYRIPPYYDSLIGKLIVHGRNRVECMMRLRRALDEFVVDGINSTLPLFRDLVGNVDVANGDYDIHWLENYLAKST, from the coding sequence ATGTTTCAGAAAATCCTCATCGCCAATCGCGGCGAAATCGCCCTCAGGGTGCTGCGCGCGGCCAAGGAACTCGGCATCCAGACCGTGGCGGTGCATTCCACCGCCGACGCGGACGCGATGCATGTGCGGCTGGCCGACGAGAGCGTTTGCATCGGCCCCCCTGCATCCCGCGACAGCTATCTCAACATCCACCAGATTCTGGCGGCCTGCGAGATCACCGGCGCCGACGCGGTTCATCCCGGCTATGGCTTCCTTTCGGAGAATGCCAAGTTCGCGGAAATCCTGGCCGCCCACAACCTCACCTTCATCGGGCCAACCGCCGACCACATCCGCGTGATGGGCGACAAGATCGAAGCCAAGCGTACCGTCAAGAAGCTCGGCATACCGGTCGTGCCAGGTTCGGAAGGCGCCGTTACCGACGACCGCGAAGCCAAGCGCATTGCCGCCGACATCGGCTATCCGGTCCTGGTCAAGGCCTCGGCCGGCGGCGGAGGACGCGGCATGAAGGTCGCGCGCACCGAGGACGATCTTTCCGAGGCGCTCTCGACAGCGCGGAACGAGGCCGGTTCGGCCTTTGGCGACGACGCCGTCTATATCGAAAAATACCTTGAAAAGCCGCGCCATATCGAAGTCCAGGTCATGGGCGACGGCATGGGAAAGGCCATTCATCTGGGCGAGCGCGACTGCTCCCTGCAGCGCCGGCACCAGAAAGTGTGGGAAGAGGCCAATTCGCCCGCCCTCAATGTCGAGCAGCGCACGAGGATCGGCGAGACCGTGTCGAAGGCCATGGCGGATCTCGGCTATTCCGGCGCCGGCACGATCGAGTTTCTCTATGAGAACGGCGAGTTCTATTTCATCGAGATGAACACCCGCCTGCAGGTGGAGCACCCGGTGACCGAGGCCATCACCGGCATCGATCTCGTGCATGAGCAGATACGTGTGGCCTCCGGTGGCGGCCTGTCTGTCACGCAGGAAGAGGTGCGTTTCCACGGCCACGCCATCGAGTGCCGCATCAATGCGGAAGATCCGCGCACCTTCGTGCCCTCGCCCGGCACGATTACGCACTTCCATACGCCGGGTGGTCTCGGCGTCCGCGTCGATTCGGGCGTCTATTCCGGTTACCGCATCCCCCCCTATTACGACAGCCTGATCGGCAAGCTGATCGTGCATGGGCGCAATCGCGTTGAATGCATGATGCGGTTGCGCAGGGCTCTTGACGAATTCGTGGTCGATGGCATCAATTCCACCTTGCCGCTCTTTCGGGATCTTGTCGGCAACGTCGATGTGGCGAACGGCGACTATGACATTCACTGGTTGGAGAACTATCTGGCGAAGTCCACCTGA
- the gatB gene encoding Asp-tRNA(Asn)/Glu-tRNA(Gln) amidotransferase subunit GatB — MTIIDTRLPDPKRLISGATGEWEVIIGMEIHAQISSQAKLFSGASTAFGAEPNSNVSLVDAAMPGMLPVINEECVKQAIRTGLGLKAQINHRSIFDRKNYFYPDLPQGYQISQYKQPIVGEGVVIVAVGPAKDGSFEEIKVGIERLHLEQDAGKSMHDQHPTMSYVDLNRSGVALMEIVSKPDMRSSDEAKAFLTKLRTILRYLGTCDGNMDEGSMRADVNVSVRRPGEPFGTRCEIKNVNSIRFVGQAIESEARRQIAILEDGGSIDQETRLFDPAKGETRSMRSKEEAHDYRYFPDPDLVPLEFDQAYVDALAEHLPELPDEKKARFIEKLGLSEYDASVLVSEKAIADYFEKVAEGRDGKAAANWVINDLLGALNKAGKDIENTPVSPDQLGAVIDLIKDGTISGKIAKDLFEIVFNEGGDPRVLVEERGMKQVTDTGAIEKAVDEVIAANPDKVEQVKAKPSLSGWFVGQVMKATGGKANPQAVNALVKEKLGIDD; from the coding sequence ATGACCATTATCGACACGCGTTTGCCCGATCCAAAACGGCTGATTTCCGGCGCGACCGGCGAGTGGGAAGTGATTATCGGCATGGAGATCCACGCGCAGATCTCCTCGCAGGCCAAGCTTTTCTCGGGCGCTTCGACCGCGTTCGGCGCCGAGCCCAACTCCAATGTCTCGCTGGTGGATGCCGCCATGCCGGGCATGTTGCCGGTGATCAATGAGGAATGCGTCAAGCAGGCGATCCGCACCGGTCTCGGCCTCAAGGCGCAGATCAACCACCGCTCCATTTTCGACCGCAAGAACTACTTCTATCCGGATCTTCCCCAGGGCTATCAGATTTCGCAGTACAAGCAGCCGATCGTCGGCGAGGGCGTCGTCATCGTCGCCGTCGGGCCGGCCAAGGACGGCAGCTTCGAGGAGATCAAGGTCGGCATCGAGCGGCTGCATCTGGAACAGGATGCCGGCAAATCGATGCACGACCAGCATCCGACCATGTCCTATGTCGACCTCAACCGCTCGGGCGTCGCGCTGATGGAGATCGTGTCCAAGCCCGACATGCGCTCTTCCGACGAAGCCAAGGCGTTTCTCACCAAGCTGCGCACGATCCTTCGCTATCTCGGCACGTGCGACGGCAACATGGACGAAGGCTCCATGCGCGCCGACGTGAATGTGTCGGTGCGCCGGCCTGGAGAGCCTTTCGGCACGCGCTGTGAGATCAAGAACGTCAATTCGATCCGTTTCGTCGGCCAGGCGATCGAATCGGAGGCGCGGCGCCAGATCGCGATCCTCGAGGACGGCGGCTCGATCGATCAGGAGACGCGGCTGTTCGACCCCGCCAAGGGCGAGACGCGCTCGATGCGCTCCAAGGAGGAAGCGCACGACTATCGCTACTTCCCCGATCCGGACCTGGTGCCGCTCGAGTTCGACCAGGCCTATGTGGACGCGCTTGCGGAGCACCTTCCAGAACTGCCGGACGAGAAGAAGGCGCGCTTCATCGAGAAGCTGGGCCTGTCCGAATACGATGCGTCCGTGCTCGTCTCGGAAAAGGCCATTGCCGATTATTTCGAGAAGGTGGCCGAGGGGCGCGATGGCAAGGCTGCCGCGAACTGGGTCATCAACGACCTTTTGGGGGCCTTGAACAAGGCCGGAAAAGATATTGAAAACACGCCTGTTTCGCCGGATCAGCTTGGCGCAGTCATCGACCTGATCAAGGACGGGACCATTTCGGGGAAAATCGCAAAGGACCTGTTCGAAATCGTCTTCAACGAGGGCGGAGATCCGCGTGTGCTGGTCGAAGAACGCGGAATGAAGCAGGTAACAGACACCGGCGCCATCGAAAAGGCGGTGGACGAGGTTATCGCCGCCAATCCCGACAAGGTCGAGCAGGTCAAGGCCAAGCCGTCGCTCTCGGGCTGGTTCGTCGGACAGGTAATGAAGGCGACCGGCGGCAAAGCCAATCCGCAAGCGGTCAACGCGCTCGTGAAGGAAAAGCTCGGGATCGACGACTGA
- a CDS encoding PilZ domain-containing protein — protein sequence MAFATTAAKSTQSERRGFQRVAISIFGRYMLQDRSEYSCRVVDMSPGNVALQAEMVGRPGERVIAYLDHIGRIEGIITRKLNDGFAMTIVASERKRDKLAAQLTWLANRHELDLPEDRRHERITPRNPFTHIRLADGQDHPCRIVDLSQSGAAVEMEYKPAIGTQAFLGAIRGQIVRHFEDGVAIEFAVVQEQSTLDSEFSG from the coding sequence ATGGCATTTGCAACAACCGCAGCGAAGTCCACGCAGTCGGAGCGGCGCGGGTTTCAGCGTGTGGCAATCTCGATCTTCGGCCGCTACATGCTTCAGGACCGCTCCGAATATTCCTGCCGTGTGGTCGATATGTCGCCGGGCAACGTGGCCCTGCAGGCCGAGATGGTCGGCCGGCCGGGCGAGCGCGTCATTGCCTATCTCGACCATATCGGCCGCATCGAGGGCATCATCACGCGCAAGCTGAACGACGGCTTCGCCATGACCATCGTCGCTTCCGAGCGCAAGCGCGACAAGCTGGCGGCGCAGCTCACCTGGCTTGCGAATCGGCACGAGCTGGACCTGCCCGAGGACCGCCGCCATGAGCGCATCACGCCGCGCAATCCATTCACCCATATCCGCCTCGCAGACGGTCAGGACCACCCCTGCCGCATCGTCGACCTCTCGCAGTCGGGCGCGGCCGTCGAGATGGAATACAAGCCCGCCATCGGCACGCAGGCCTTTCTCGGCGCCATTCGCGGGCAAATCGTTCGCCACTTCGAAGACGGCGTGGCGATAGAATTCGCCGTGGTTCAGGAACAGTCGACCCTCGATTCCGAATTCTCCGGGTAG
- a CDS encoding DUF2155 domain-containing protein, whose translation MDGTEQILRVVTVPTGKLVLAAALGLLAVPAAAAAQRIANPVAEFAGIDKITGRIITFDVYLDETVQFGALQVTPRVCYSSPEGAEPKTDAFVEVDEITLDRKIRRIFTGWMFAESPGLNAVEHAVYDVWLKGCKQESDVPPPPQES comes from the coding sequence ATGGATGGAACTGAACAGATCTTGCGTGTGGTGACCGTGCCTACAGGAAAACTCGTTTTGGCGGCAGCTCTCGGCCTGTTGGCGGTGCCCGCCGCGGCTGCGGCCCAACGCATAGCCAATCCCGTGGCCGAGTTCGCCGGGATCGACAAGATCACCGGCCGGATCATCACCTTCGACGTCTATCTGGATGAGACGGTGCAGTTCGGCGCGCTGCAGGTGACGCCGCGTGTCTGCTACAGCTCGCCGGAAGGCGCCGAGCCGAAGACGGACGCGTTCGTGGAGGTGGACGAAATCACCCTCGACCGCAAGATCCGGCGCATCTTTACGGGCTGGATGTTCGCCGAGAGCCCCGGGCTCAATGCCGTCGAGCATGCCGTTTACGACGTCTGGCTGAAAGGCTGCAAGCAGGAATCCGACGTCCCGCCGCCGCCGCAGGAATCCTGA
- a CDS encoding DUF3126 family protein, producing MKPEEIRKLDAYFKRTFNNPSLMVKARPRKEDSCELYLGDEFLGIIFKDEEEGELSYNFSMAILDIDLE from the coding sequence TTGAAGCCCGAAGAGATCAGAAAGCTCGACGCCTATTTCAAGCGCACGTTCAACAACCCGTCGCTGATGGTGAAGGCGCGCCCGCGCAAGGAGGATTCGTGCGAGCTTTATCTGGGCGACGAATTCCTCGGAATTATCTTCAAGGATGAAGAGGAAGGCGAGCTTTCCTACAATTTCTCCATGGCCATTCTCGATATCGACCTAGAGTAG
- a CDS encoding YjhX family toxin, protein MDISRAEQRILHVLARGGHIAFEKDDNGRLEQLRCMTREGWGFPGLDLRLFRKLKRKRAVSSRNGGPYRITRRGLELVRSQPDNR, encoded by the coding sequence ATGGACATATCGCGCGCCGAACAGCGCATTCTTCACGTCCTCGCCCGGGGCGGGCACATCGCTTTCGAGAAGGACGATAACGGCAGACTGGAGCAGCTTCGCTGCATGACGAGAGAAGGCTGGGGCTTTCCCGGCCTCGATCTCAGGCTGTTCAGGAAACTGAAACGCAAAAGAGCCGTCTCATCCCGCAATGGCGGCCCCTATCGGATCACGCGGCGGGGGTTGGAACTGGTGCGTTCCCAGCCGGACAACAGGTGA
- a CDS encoding rhomboid family intramembrane serine protease, whose translation MTEQPEREDEDGHRAPRRREPVFNLPRVIVAFIGICVAVHLVRLYVAGPAFERYVLLNFAFIPLRYTDGFAVDLPWLTSPLTYAFLHGGWAHLAVNMIWLAAFGSPLANRIGTGRFILFWIATVLGAVGLHFILHPYDAVPLVGASGAISGMMGAAARFAFRIDRRAGYAGFAGPVLPLGAVLRSRMAMTFLAVWMVVNLVVGLGIGAGPGAPSIAWEAHIGGFLVGFFFVKAFMPGKQDSGSRSS comes from the coding sequence ATGACCGAGCAGCCTGAACGAGAGGACGAAGACGGGCATCGGGCCCCGCGCCGCCGTGAGCCGGTGTTCAACCTGCCGCGGGTGATCGTCGCGTTCATCGGCATATGTGTCGCCGTGCACCTCGTGAGGCTGTATGTCGCCGGGCCGGCTTTCGAGCGTTACGTGCTCCTCAACTTCGCTTTCATTCCGTTGCGCTATACGGACGGCTTCGCGGTCGACCTTCCGTGGCTGACCAGCCCGTTGACCTACGCATTTCTGCACGGCGGATGGGCGCATCTGGCGGTCAACATGATCTGGCTCGCCGCGTTCGGCTCGCCGCTGGCGAACCGAATCGGCACAGGGCGCTTCATCCTGTTCTGGATCGCGACGGTTCTCGGCGCGGTTGGGCTCCATTTCATCCTTCATCCCTACGACGCCGTGCCGCTTGTCGGTGCTTCGGGCGCCATTTCCGGCATGATGGGGGCGGCGGCCCGCTTTGCATTCCGCATCGACAGGCGGGCTGGATACGCGGGTTTCGCGGGGCCCGTTCTTCCCCTGGGCGCGGTGCTGCGCTCGCGCATGGCGATGACCTTTCTGGCCGTGTGGATGGTGGTCAATCTGGTGGTGGGTCTTGGCATCGGCGCGGGACCGGGGGCGCCATCGATCGCCTGGGAGGCGCATATCGGCGGCTTTCTCGTCGGCTTCTTCTTCGTAAAGGCCTTCATGCCCGGCAAGCAGGATTCCGGGTCACGGAGCTCCTGA
- a CDS encoding gamma carbonic anhydrase family protein — translation MPIYQLDDRSPELPDTAWVAPDATVIGDVRIGRHVGIWFGSVLRGDNEPIIIGAGTNVQEHTVMHTDMGFPLTIGEGCTIGHRAMLHGCILGDNVLIGMGAIVLNGARIASNCLVGAGALVTEGKSFPERSLIMGSPAKAVRELDDAAVEALRASALHYVENARRFRKGLRRL, via the coding sequence ATGCCGATCTATCAGCTTGACGACAGAAGCCCGGAGCTGCCCGACACCGCGTGGGTGGCTCCCGATGCCACGGTGATCGGCGATGTGAGGATTGGGCGGCATGTCGGCATATGGTTCGGCAGCGTGCTGCGCGGCGACAACGAGCCCATCATCATCGGCGCTGGAACCAATGTGCAGGAGCACACGGTGATGCACACCGACATGGGCTTTCCGCTGACCATCGGCGAAGGCTGCACCATCGGGCATCGTGCCATGCTGCACGGCTGCATCCTGGGCGACAATGTGCTGATCGGCATGGGAGCGATCGTGCTCAACGGCGCGCGCATCGCCTCCAATTGCCTGGTGGGAGCCGGCGCGCTGGTGACGGAGGGCAAGAGCTTTCCCGAGCGTTCGCTCATCATGGGGTCCCCCGCAAAGGCGGTTCGCGAACTGGACGACGCGGCGGTCGAGGCGCTTCGGGCATCGGCCCTGCACTATGTCGAGAATGCCAGGCGCTTTCGGAAGGGGCTGCGACGGCTTTAG
- the cqsA gene encoding alpha-hydroxyketone-type quorum-sensing autoinducer synthase yields the protein MEYIANFPREHLREREDAFHIKRFEQIWGGDHLLRGREPRDGDIHLMSNDYLCIQDEPALRKAQAHALLNGKTDLLMSSIFTLEGSSMQQLEAAFASYMQSEEAIICQSGFAANVGLLQCIASPSIPVYLDLNAHASLWEGAKVAGARGIAFRHNDPAHAERQIKRNGPGVLVVDAVYSTDGSLCPLAEITDLAERTGCILVVDESHSLGTHGPAGAGLTVGLDLAYRVHFRTASLAKTFAGRAGLIACPARFKEYFRMESNPAIFSSGLLEHEYVWFLEALSLIRGADDRRRRLHTISKSVRRSLDEMGYDVGGGTEQIVAIESGDERETRRMRDALQQAGVFGAVFCPPATSRNHCLVRLSLHSGLSEADLDALIERCSAARSAM from the coding sequence ATGGAATACATTGCCAATTTTCCCCGAGAACATTTGCGTGAACGCGAAGATGCATTTCATATCAAGCGCTTCGAACAAATATGGGGTGGAGATCATCTGCTCCGGGGACGTGAACCCAGGGATGGCGATATCCACCTCATGAGCAATGATTATCTGTGCATCCAGGACGAACCGGCGCTGAGAAAGGCACAGGCGCACGCATTGCTCAACGGCAAGACCGATCTCCTCATGTCCAGCATTTTCACGCTGGAAGGCAGTTCGATGCAGCAACTCGAGGCGGCGTTTGCTTCGTATATGCAGAGCGAAGAGGCGATCATCTGCCAATCCGGGTTCGCTGCCAATGTCGGACTTCTCCAGTGCATCGCCAGTCCATCGATACCGGTTTATCTGGATTTGAATGCCCATGCCTCCTTGTGGGAAGGCGCCAAGGTGGCCGGTGCTCGGGGAATCGCTTTTCGCCACAACGATCCCGCGCATGCTGAACGGCAGATAAAACGAAATGGACCCGGCGTTCTCGTGGTCGATGCGGTCTACAGCACGGACGGCAGCCTGTGTCCGCTTGCTGAGATCACGGATCTTGCGGAGCGCACGGGATGTATTCTCGTGGTCGACGAATCGCACTCCCTCGGCACGCATGGACCGGCCGGTGCGGGTCTGACCGTGGGGCTCGACCTCGCCTACCGGGTTCACTTTCGAACAGCTTCTCTGGCCAAGACCTTTGCCGGCCGAGCGGGGCTCATCGCCTGTCCGGCGAGGTTCAAGGAGTATTTTCGCATGGAATCCAACCCGGCGATCTTCAGTTCCGGCCTGCTCGAACATGAGTATGTCTGGTTTCTCGAGGCGCTGTCGTTGATCCGCGGTGCCGACGACCGCCGACGGCGATTACACACCATCTCGAAGAGTGTGCGGCGGAGTCTAGACGAGATGGGTTATGACGTCGGCGGCGGGACCGAGCAGATTGTCGCAATCGAGAGTGGAGACGAACGGGAGACGCGCCGGATGCGCGACGCTCTCCAGCAAGCGGGCGTATTCGGGGCAGTCTTTTGCCCGCCGGCAACGTCGCGCAACCATTGCCTGGTGCGATTATCCCTTCATTCGGGACTTAGCGAAGCGGATCTGGACGCGCTGATAGAGCGCTGCTCCGCTGCCAGGTCGGCCATGTAA
- a CDS encoding CBS domain-containing protein, which produces MTVKAILDEKGRDVVTIAAGKTLAEASALLAERGIGAVVVLSGDDRIGGILSERDIVRAVGKEGAAALGKPVSSVMTARVKICHEESTVDEVMQIMTKGRFRHLPVEKDGRLDGIVSIGDVVKRRIEEVEREAADIRSYIGTA; this is translated from the coding sequence ATGACCGTGAAAGCCATCCTGGACGAAAAGGGCCGCGACGTCGTCACGATCGCGGCCGGCAAGACCTTGGCCGAGGCGTCGGCATTGCTTGCAGAGCGGGGGATCGGCGCAGTCGTGGTGCTCAGCGGCGACGACCGCATCGGCGGCATCCTCTCGGAGCGCGACATCGTGCGGGCGGTCGGGAAGGAAGGCGCCGCGGCGCTAGGCAAGCCGGTCTCGTCGGTCATGACGGCGCGCGTGAAGATCTGCCACGAGGAAAGCACCGTCGACGAGGTCATGCAGATCATGACCAAAGGCCGCTTCCGCCACCTTCCGGTGGAGAAGGACGGACGCCTCGACGGCATCGTTTCCATCGGCGACGTGGTGAAACGGCGTATCGAGGAGGTCGAGCGCGAAGCCGCCGATATCCGCAGCTACATCGGCACCGCCTGA
- a CDS encoding NADH:ubiquinone oxidoreductase subunit NDUFA12 encodes MKKFLLQFFTWWNGQTLGTRFHTWRKGERVGEDEFGNIYYQGGTDSEGRTRRWVIYNGLAEASMVPPGWHGWLHQKVDTAPVEENYMPREWQKPHLPNLTGTPAAYRPDGSILTKEDRPRVTGDYDAWTP; translated from the coding sequence ATGAAGAAGTTCCTGCTTCAGTTCTTTACCTGGTGGAATGGCCAGACGCTCGGCACGCGCTTTCATACATGGCGCAAGGGCGAGCGCGTCGGCGAGGACGAGTTCGGCAACATCTACTATCAGGGCGGGACCGATTCGGAGGGCCGTACACGGCGCTGGGTGATTTACAACGGGCTTGCGGAAGCATCGATGGTGCCACCGGGCTGGCACGGCTGGCTGCATCAAAAGGTGGACACCGCCCCGGTCGAGGAAAATTACATGCCGCGCGAGTGGCAGAAGCCGCACCTGCCAAATCTGACAGGCACGCCGGCCGCCTATCGTCCCGACGGCTCCATCCTGACCAAGGAAGACAGGCCCCGGGTCACCGGCGACTACGACGCCTGGACGCCTTGA
- the aat gene encoding leucyl/phenylalanyl-tRNA--protein transferase, protein MTRPFAPGYRIPPDLLLRAYATGVFPMAEHADDPEVFWVRPEVRGVIPLDRFHVPRSLKKLMRTAPFDIRFDHDFEAVIEACAEPGPDRQDTWINRPIREAYTALFEAGHCHTVEAWRDEELVGGLYGVTLGRAFFGESMFSREPNASKICLVHLVERLKERSFLLLDTQFTTPHLKRFGAVDVPRRRYETLLAQALGDSATFSD, encoded by the coding sequence ATGACCCGCCCCTTTGCCCCCGGCTACCGGATTCCGCCAGACCTGCTGTTGCGGGCTTATGCGACCGGCGTTTTCCCGATGGCCGAACATGCCGACGACCCGGAGGTCTTCTGGGTTCGTCCCGAAGTTCGCGGCGTCATTCCGCTCGATCGTTTCCATGTGCCGCGAAGCCTCAAGAAGCTGATGCGCACGGCACCTTTCGACATCCGCTTCGATCACGATTTCGAAGCCGTCATCGAGGCCTGTGCCGAGCCGGGCCCCGACCGCCAGGACACGTGGATCAACCGGCCCATCCGCGAAGCCTATACGGCGCTTTTCGAGGCCGGCCATTGCCACACGGTCGAGGCGTGGCGGGATGAAGAACTGGTCGGCGGCCTCTACGGCGTCACGCTCGGCCGCGCCTTCTTCGGCGAAAGCATGTTCTCGCGGGAGCCCAACGCATCCAAGATATGCCTGGTGCATCTGGTGGAACGGCTGAAAGAACGGTCCTTCCTGTTGCTCGATACGCAGTTCACGACGCCGCACCTCAAGCGTTTCGGGGCCGTCGACGTTCCGCGCCGGCGTTACGAAACGCTCCTTGCGCAGGCGCTCGGCGATAGCGCCACATTCAGCGATTGA
- a CDS encoding transglutaminase-like cysteine peptidase, which translates to MLFRKQLPLLAAAAMILGLMGASEAASDFMTTGSVTSQPVGHYELCARSPDECRQVTQRTAPVELTRDLWDRIIDINNRVNLTVIPRTDMELWGVEEFWSYPDAFGDCEDYVLEKRRLLMEAGVPAGNLLITVVRQPNGDGHAVLTINTSMGDYVLDNIEPRVLAWSQTQYEFLKRQSASNSGKWVSVNDGRSVAVGAVSSNR; encoded by the coding sequence ATGCTTTTCAGGAAACAGCTTCCGCTTTTGGCGGCCGCGGCCATGATACTCGGCCTGATGGGGGCTTCGGAGGCCGCCTCGGATTTCATGACGACGGGCAGCGTCACCAGTCAGCCAGTGGGCCACTACGAGCTCTGCGCGAGGAGTCCGGACGAGTGCCGCCAGGTGACGCAACGCACCGCGCCGGTCGAGCTGACGCGGGATCTGTGGGACCGGATCATCGACATCAACAACAGGGTCAACCTGACGGTGATCCCGCGCACCGACATGGAGCTGTGGGGCGTCGAGGAATTCTGGTCCTATCCGGACGCCTTCGGCGATTGCGAGGATTATGTTCTCGAAAAGCGCCGGCTTCTGATGGAGGCTGGCGTGCCAGCGGGCAACCTGCTCATCACCGTCGTGCGCCAGCCCAATGGCGACGGCCATGCGGTTCTGACGATCAACACCAGCATGGGCGATTATGTGCTCGACAATATCGAGCCCCGCGTCCTTGCCTGGTCGCAAACGCAATACGAGTTCCTGAAGCGCCAGTCGGCCAGCAATTCGGGCAAGTGGGTGTCCGTCAACGATGGCCGTTCGGTTGCCGTGGGTGCGGTCTCGTCGAACCGCTGA
- the cysE gene encoding serine O-acetyltransferase, whose amino-acid sequence MPARHATSRNAPQPVDPIWSEVRREAKEAVASDPLLAAFLYSSILNHGTLEDAVIHRVSERLDHPDVGAELVRQTFETMWGEEPDWSTSVRVDIQAYFDRDPACDRYLMPILYFKGFHAIQTHRLAHWLWKRGRKDFALYLQSRSSAVFQTDINPAARMGKGIFIDHATGLVVGQTAVIEDNVSMLHGVTLGGTGKETGDRHPKIRHGVLIGAGAKILGNIEVGHCTKVAAGSVLLTSVPPNKTVAGVPARIVGEAGCSEPSRAMDQLLQGE is encoded by the coding sequence ATGCCGGCCAGACATGCAACGAGCAGGAACGCGCCGCAGCCGGTCGATCCGATCTGGTCGGAGGTCCGGCGCGAGGCCAAGGAAGCCGTCGCCAGCGACCCGTTGCTTGCCGCATTCCTGTATTCGTCCATTCTCAATCACGGGACGCTGGAAGACGCCGTCATTCATCGCGTTTCGGAGCGTCTCGATCACCCGGATGTCGGCGCGGAACTGGTGCGCCAGACCTTCGAGACGATGTGGGGCGAGGAGCCGGACTGGAGCACCAGTGTGCGGGTGGACATCCAGGCCTATTTCGACCGCGACCCTGCCTGCGATCGATATCTGATGCCCATCCTTTATTTCAAAGGGTTCCATGCGATCCAGACGCATCGCCTGGCCCATTGGCTGTGGAAGCGCGGACGCAAGGATTTCGCGCTTTACCTGCAAAGTCGCTCGTCGGCCGTCTTCCAGACCGATATCAACCCGGCCGCGCGCATGGGCAAGGGGATATTCATCGACCATGCCACCGGCCTCGTGGTCGGGCAGACCGCGGTGATCGAAGACAATGTGTCGATGCTGCACGGCGTCACGCTCGGCGGCACCGGCAAGGAGACGGGCGACCGGCATCCCAAGATACGCCACGGTGTGCTGATCGGCGCCGGGGCCAAGATTCTCGGCAACATAGAGGTCGGCCACTGCACCAAGGTGGCCGCCGGTTCAGTGCTCCTGACATCGGTGCCGCCCAACAAGACGGTGGCCGGCGTTCCCGCCCGCATCGTCGGGGAGGCGGGATGCTCGGAGCCGTCGCGGGCCATGGACCAGCTGCTCCAGGGGGAATAG